A genome region from Glycine max cultivar Williams 82 chromosome 5, Glycine_max_v4.0, whole genome shotgun sequence includes the following:
- the LOC732598 gene encoding endoglucanase 6: MEKLIRMFPLLLLLLFPTFAFAGHDYGQALSKSLLFFEAQRSGYLPHNQRVTWRAHSGLQDGKASGVDLVGGYYDAGDNVKFGLPMAFTVTMMSWSIIEYGKQMAASGELGHAMEAVKWGTDYFIKAHPQPNVLYGEVGDGNTDHYCWQRPEDMTTDRHAYKIDPSNPGSDLAGETAAAMAAASIVFRRSNPAYAAELLRHAYQLFDFADKYRGKYDSSITVAQKYYRSISGYNDELLWAAAWLYQASNNQYYLDYLGRNGDSMGGTGWKMTEFGWDVKYAGVQTLVAKFLMQGKAGHHAPVFERYQQKAESFMCSCLGKGDRNVQKTPGGLIFRQRWNNMQFVTSASFLATVYSDYLASSGRNLRCSSGNVPPAELISLAKSQVDYLLGDNPRATSYMVGYGSNFPQRVHHRGSSIVSIKVNPSFVSCRGGYATWFSSKRSDPNLLTGALVGGPDAYDDFADERDNYEQTEPATYNNAPLIGILARLGGGHGGYNQLLPVVVPAPKPVVTKPQPTPSPKTTPPPASWSGPISIEQKMTTSWIAHGITYYRYSTVVTNKSNKSLNSLNLSISKLYGPIWGVTKSGDSYTFPSWLSSLSAGKSLEFVYIHSASAADVSVTNYVLA, encoded by the exons ATGGAAAAGCTTATTCGCATGTTccctttgcttcttcttcttctgttccCCACTTTTGCCTTCGCTGGCCATGACTATGGCCAAGCTCTGAGCAAGAGCCTTCTCTTCTTTGAAGCCCAGAGATCTGGCTACCTTCCCCACAACCAGAGAGTCACATGGAGAGCACATTCTGGTTTGCAAGATGGCAAAGCAAGCGGG GTGGATCTAGTTGGAGGGTACTATGATGCAGGGGACAATGTGAAGTTCGGGTTACCCATGGCGTTTACCGTTACGATGATGTCGTGGAGCATCATTGAATACGGCAAACAAATGGCTGCTAGTGGTGAACTTGGTCACGCCATGGAAGCCGTTAAGTGGGGTACGGACTACTTCATCAAAGCTCACCCTCAACCCAATGTTCTCTACGGAGAG GTGGGAGACGGGAACACTGACCATTACTGTTGGCAAAGGCCAGAGGACATGACAACCGACCGTCATGCCTACAAGATCGATCCAAGCAATCCCGGGTCGGATCTTGCCGGAGAAACCGCCGCCGCTATGGCCGCTGCCTCCATTGTTTTCCGACGCTCTAACCCTGCCTATGCCGCCGAACTCCTCCGCCATGCCTACCAG CTATTTGATTTTGCTGACAAATACAGAGGCAAATATGACAGCAGCATTACGGTTGCCCAGAAATATTACAGATCCATCAGTGGTTacaat GATGAATTGCTCTGGGCTGCTGCTTGGCTCTACCAAGCATCTAACAATCAGTATTACTTGGATTACCTTGGAAGAAATGGTGATTCCATGGGTGGAACTGGTTGGAAGATGACTGAATTTGGTTGGGATGTCAAGTATGCTGGTGTTCAGACATTAGTTGCCAAG TTCCTGATGCAAGGCAAAGCTGGGCATCATGCTCCAGTTTTCGAGAGATATCAGCAGAAGGCTGAATCTTTCATGTGTTCGTGCCTTGGAAAGGGTGATCGCAATGTTCAGAAGACTCCGGGTGGCCTCATCTTCCGCCAGAGATGGAACAACATGCAGTTTGTCACAAGTGCCTCATTTTTAGCCACTGTCTACTCTGACTACCTTGCTTCCTCTGGTAGAAACTTGAGGTGCAGTTCAGGCAATGTGCCCCCTGCTGAACTTATCTCCCTTGCAAAGTCTCAG GTTGACTATCTTCTTGGTGACAACCCAAGAGCCACTAGCTATATGGTGGGCTATGGAAGCAACTTCCCACAAAGGGTTCATCACAGAGGTTCATCCATTGTTTCCATCAAGGTTAACCCTTCATTTGTCAGCTGCCGTGGAGGTTATGCTACTTGGTTTAGCAGCAAAAGGAGCGACCCGAACCTGCTCACTGGTGCTCTTGTTGGTGGACCTGATGCATATGATGACTTTGCTGATGAAAGAGATAACTATGAGCAGACAGAGCCAGCAACCTATAACAATGCTCCTCTTATCGGTATTCTGGCAAGACTAGGTGGAGGTCATGGTGGCTATAACCAGCTTCTTCCAG TTGTTGTTCCAGCTCCTAAGCCTGTTGTTACCAAGCCTCAACCAACCCCCAGTCCCAAGACAACTCCACCTCCAG CTTCGTGGTCAGGTCCAATTTCCATTGAACAGAAAATGACCACCTCGTGGATTGCCCATGGAATAACTTACTACAGATACTCAACAGTGGTGACTAACAAATCTAACAAGAGTCTCAATTCTCTCAATCTTTCAATATCCAAGCTTTATGGTCCAATCTGGGGTGTCACAAAATCAGGTGATTCATACACATTCCCATCATGGCTCAGCTCATTATCAGCAGGCAAAAGCCTTGAATTTGTCTACATCCATTCTGCTTCAGCAGCAGATGTCTCCGTGACAAACTACGTGTTGGCCTGA